The sequence AGCCAATAGTTCACCTAGAGTAGGACCTTTAGTTGcagaagaagcagccaaagtaaTTGCATCTCACAAAACCGACAATGTCGATCTCCCAGTTTCCATACGACAAGTTACAAAGACTGGCCCCAGTCACCAGAGGGGAGCAGAATGTGTAAGATACGCCAGTGGCCTTAACACTGTTCTGGATGGTGAGTGCACTTCACCATACATTGCAGATCAGGTTGTTAAAGCAGGTATTGTGGCTGTAAACTTATTCACTgattttgtgaattttaaagTCCCCTTATCTGATTATGGTGGAACATTTAGCTCATCTAAAAATTGCATGGTTGATCCTGCTCGGTCCATTACTTCTGTCAAACCCTCAAAAATCAAACAGCTGAGAAGAGAGAACATTTCTAGTGTTCATTCCAGACCATCTGTTGAAATCCCTGTAGATTCTAAGCCCCAAAATAGTAGTAACCATCATGGTCCAAATTGCAAGGCCGTGCAATCCAATTATGTTAAAGGCTCAAAGCAAGTTCCCGAGGTCAGACCACAAAAGTCAGTGGTATTTCACAATATCTCCTCAGACAAGTGTGATAAAAGGACACCACCACAGAGAACAAGGGTTCATTCAAACAGCTTTACTTCACATTTTCATTCCCATGCACAGACCACAGGTTCAGAGTTCACAAATTCTTCTATGAATTTGAAAAAGCTTCCAGATAATTTAAAAAGCTCAACAGGAATTGCACCAACCACTCCATCGTTTTTGAATGGCCCACATGTCGTGGAAAGTGTTTCTTGCATATTGCAACAACTTAAATGGGGCCCTGCTGCAGAAGAGGCAATTGGgaaattgaattgttcaatagaTGCTTACCAggcaaaccaaattttgaagcGGGTAGATGACCACTCTGTTGCTCTTGGGTTCTTTTATTGGTTAAAGCGCCTAGCTAGGTTTAGACATGATGGGCACACTTATACTACTATGATTGGCCTCCTTGGTCGTGCCAAACAGTTTGCTGCTATAAATAGATTGCTCGATCAGATGATCAAGGATGGGTGCCAGCCCAATGTTGTAACATATAATCGCATAATTCATAGTTATGGTCGTGCAAACTATTTGCAAGAAGCTGTTAATGTATTCAAACAAATGCATGAAGCAGGATGTGAGCCTGATAGAGTCACCTACTGCACACTCATTGACATTCATGCAAAATCTGGCTTTCTTGATGTTGCCATGGGCATGTATGAGAAGATGCAAGAGGCTGGCCTCACTCCTGACACATTTACTTACAGTGTTATGATCAACTGCTTGGGGAAAGCTGGCCATTTAAATGCTGCTCATAGGCTATTCTGTAGGATGGTTGATCAAGGCTGTGTTCCAAATTTGGTAACCTACAATATCATGATTGCTCTTCAAGCAAAAGCAAGGAATTACGAGATTGCATTGAAGCTGTACCGTGATATGCAACAATCAGGCTTTGAGCCAGATAAAGTGACTTACTGCATAGTTATGGAAGTTTTAGGTCATTGTGGTTTCCTTGAGGAGGCAGAAGGTATTTTTATTGAGATGCAAAATAAGAACTGGGTGCCTGATGAACCTGTTTATGGTCTGTTAGTGGACTTGTGGGGAAAATCTGGTAATGTTCAAAAGGCATGGGAGTGGTATCATGCTATGCTTGAAGCAGGTTTAAAGCCAAATGTGCCTACTTGCAATTCCTTGCTTAGTGCCTTTCTTAGGGTACATCAACTATCAGATGCCTATCAGCTGTTACAATCTATGCTGACTTTTGGTTTAAAACCTTCTCTACAAACTTATACCTTGCTTCTCAGTTGTTGCACTGATGCTCAAACGAATGATATGGGGTTTTGTTGTGAACTCATGCAAGTCACCGGTCACCCTGCACACACATTCCTGGTGTCGTTGCCATCGGCCGGACCTAATGGTCAAAATGTGCGGGATCACATGAGCAAATTTTTGGACCTCATGCACAGTGAAGACAGAGAGAGCAAGAGGGGGCTAGTGGATGCAGTTGTAGATTTTCTTCATAAATCAGGACTCAAGGAGGAGGCAGGCTGTGTTTGGGAAGCTGCTATGCAAAAGAATGTCTATCCAGATGCTGTAAAGGAGAAAAGCTCCTGTTATTGGCTCATTAACTTGCACGTCATGTCTGATGGCACCGCCGTGACAGCTTTGTCTAGGACTCTTGCTTGGTTTCGCCAACAAATGCTTCTATCGGGTGTCGGTCCCAACCGAATTGATATTGTGACTGGATGGGGTCGGCGAAGTAAGGTCACTGGTTCTTCTCTAGTGAGGCAGGCAGTTCAGGACCTGCTGAGCATTTTTAGCTTCCCTTTCTTCACTGAAAATGGTAACTCTGGATGTTTTGTGGGGTGTGGGGAGCCTCTAAGTAGATGGTTGCACGAATCTTATGTGGAGAGGATGCATTTATTGTAGTGTAGTGTACCTCTTCTAACTCCATTCTAAACTTCATCTCCTTATaaccaaaattcaattttgtatGGATTGTATTTAGATTACATTTTGGATCGGGTATGTGTAGAAATCTCTCCATATTGAAGTTGAAAGCAgaacatttttaatttaaaagctGCTTCACAACTTTCTGGAGTGGAGTTTGGCTGTATGTTGGTAATTATAAGGAGCTTTTACTTTTTAAAGTGAACTATTATTGGTTTGTAGCAAACATATTTTTGTCTTTCTATTGTGGGGAACCTTTTGCAAAAGATGGACGACAAGTTATCTGAATAGTCTATGGATGAATTACATACCTTGATATAATTCTAAATACAAACTTCCCTCACTGAATTTGTCCTCCCTCAAACTTAGGTGTATATATCTGTTTTTCctttatcaattttataaattacataaaagttgaaattataatttttttttcttttattaaaaagtgCAATGTCTCTTGATAAccgattgattttttaaaattgttttttccCCCCACAAAATGGGTTTGGACTTAAAAGAGATACCCATAAAAATAGATATTGTactctatttcatttatcaGGACAAAAGGATTATAAGTGAAATTTGTATTTATCgattttttcataaataaaaaaataaacaatttatcaAAGGGGGTTATTTAgcattttaagaaataaattaatatttttgttaaattctGTAACTCTTTTTAGATGATTTTTCATACGTAAACCAGTTGAATGGTTTAGACGTCTTCAACTCACGTGttcttgaattaaaaaaaaagatacttTAAAATAGGATAAAGTCTTTAACATTTGATGTTGCTttcttttattgaatttataaaattagaaaaaagatTAGAAATGACAAGATTCTAGTAACAAAGACATGTCTAGACAAAATCTATACTACATAgcatttaaagaagaaaaaaattcttctttTCATTATTTCTTTAGTTAGTTGTTTTTgtaaattctcaatttttttagatGGATATTCCCTTACACATGTTAAATTACAAGAAGATAAAGTGATGAAAGagtcaaaatcaaaattagtttcaaatccatttcaaatttctaaagtgaaatatgaattaaagataaaaatatcaaattacattATAAATATTAGGGTGGTTTGGGATGAGTTGGATCGAAGCATTTTTAGACCCAATCTTTATTCACCCAATCTTTCGGATTGTAAATTTATTCAAccaaaataacccttattaaatattaaacccAAACGAACTATAAAGTATTTGGGTAGGATTGGTTcaagttatttattatttaaaatttaattttaaaaagaagtaaCATGTTAATAAGtaaaatagtttatttaattatttttacataataaataaaattagcaAATAAGTTTTTTTAACGTAATAAATAAGATTAACAAATCAGTTCTaattgttaaaattttatttctagagtgttaaaaaaataatttaaataattggtagaattatttaaaaaactatgaaactaagtaaaataaaaatagatatatgtatatatatcgtGTTGGAAGTAAAGAAAAACatactttttaatattaataataagtttgagTTGGATTAGGATATTTTTGGTAAACCGATGAAACAATCcaaacttttcatttatttgaacccaatcaacttaaataaatgaataaccCAATCCAAACCTTTTAGGTTGGATTTTATTGATCGGATTTTTAACattgattttaataaatatgagtcttataaattaatttatcttgtataacaataaaaaaatgaaatattacaTGAGAAGAGTCCCATCATTACACATAAAATCAAAATGTCTATATTATTACAAGCATTTTTTCTCCTCATAAATATAATTAGAAATCAGTAGTAGAAATTGTGATTATTtagacaaaaataataataataaataattagttGTGGTTAAGACTAATTAAGTCTTAATTGAGGGGTTTAATCTTAATCCCAGTTCCCCACAGATTTCTCTGCTTAATCCCCGTTCATTACAATTGCTTTTTTGCTCTCTCTCTTCGATATCTCTCTCCCACTCCTCCTTCACCTTTCAAGGAGAGAGACCACTCTACTTCATTCCCCTCctaattcatcttcttctccggCGACGGCAATCTTTCATCATTAACCGCCACCGGAATCCTTAGGTCGAAGACTGTATCTTCTCCCTATATCCATTTAATCTGAGAGTAAGTTTCTTTTACTCATTCTCGTTAATTCTTGATGTAAGGGTCATATAGTCTTTCCAATAATGCATGTAAATTGGATTGGTGTAGAGTTTCTGGATGGCTCGCAAGAAGAAAAACACTGATCCGCGTTCTAAACAATCTCCGGTGGGTCAAGTAGTCGCCGTTGATGGTCCAAGTGAAGCGAGCGCTGCCGGAAAGAGTTCAACATCTAGTAGTCAGAACCAAAGTAGGATCCAGCCGGTGGTTTTCAAGGAATCGGATGGCCTGTCCTACTCTGCAATTAAACTTGAATGCGAGAAGGCACTTACTGCGCTTCGACGCGGGAACCACACTAAGGCACTTAGGCTTATGAAGGAGTTGAATTCAAGAAATGAGAACTCCGTTCACTCTGCACTGATTCATCGGGTTCAGGGTACTCTTTTTGTGAAAGTAGCGTCGATTATTGATGACCCAAATGCAAAGCAGCGGAATTTGAAGAATGCGATTGAGTCTGCTCGTAAAGCAGTCCAGCTCTCACCAAACTCGATTGAGTTTGCTCATTTCTATGCAAATTTGCTTTACGAGGCTGCAAATGATGCAAAGGAGTACGAAGAGGTGATGCAAGCGTGTGAGCGGGCCCTCGTAATTGAAAATCCAATCGATCCTGCGAAAGAAAGCTTGCAAGAAGAACAGAATCAGAAAATACCTACTGCAGAAGCACGAATTGCACACGTTCAGACTGAATTGAGGCAGttaattcaaaaatcaaatatatactCGATATCTTCTTGGATGAAGAACTTGGGTAACGGGGAGGAAAAGTTATTGATTCCAATTAGAAGAGTGACAGAGGACCCAATGGAGGTGAGGATGGTTCAGGCTAGAAGGGCAAACGAAATAAAAAAAGCAACTAAAACGCCTGAAGAGCGAAGGAAGGAGATTGAAGTTCGAGTTGCTGCTGCAAGGTTgttgcaacagaagtctgaggCGCCTCAAATGCAGAACGAAGGAGGTAAAGCTGATCGGATCTCGGATGCCTCTTCAGGGTCTGGTACAAGAGTTGCTGAGCGACGGAAACATGGCAATGTGCGTAAACTTGACTCTTCAGCTGAAAGAAAGAATTGGGTTCGTTCCTTTTGGAATTCCATGAGTACagaatcaaagaaaaattttcttaaGATCAAGATTAGTGATCTTGAGACTCATTTTAATTCTTCAAAGGATGCCTCGGCAAATGAAATTATTTCAGAAGCTTTGTCATTCTATGACACCAATAAAACATGGAAATTTTGGGTTTGCTGCAGATGTGATAAGAAATTTGTGGATTCGGAATCCCATATGCACCACGTGGTTCAGGAGCACTTAGGCAGCCTTTTGCCGAAAATGCAATCTATTTTGCCACATAATGTTGATAATGATTGGAGTGAAATGCTTCTTAATTGCTCTTGGAAACCTCTGGATGTTTCAGCTACAGTCAAAATGCTCACAGATCAAACAAAATGTGATTCCGAGTTGGTTGGAGCAGCACAACATCATTCAGAATGTGATGAGTGTTTCAAAGATGCATGGGTTTCTTCTTCAGAGAAGCATGATTATGTGAATAGTTTAAATGAATTCAATCTTTATGAAAAAATTAGCAACAGTGGGTATCCAGTACCTGATAGTTTTCCAGTATCTGATGACTCTGAGCGTGCAAAGCTTCTTGAGAAAATTCAAGCTTTATTTGAGTTACTTATTAAACATAAATATCTTGCTGCAAGCCATCTAAACAAGGTTATACAATTTACAATGGATGAGTTACATAGTCTTGTTTCTGGATCTCATCTTCTAAAGCAAGGTCTGGACCAAACTCCACAGTGTATTTGCTTTCTAGGCACTTCTCAGCTTAGGAAAATCCTCAAGTTTTTGCAAGAATTATCTCAGTCTTGTGGTGTAGGTAGATACTCCGATAGAACTACCGATCAAATTGAAGATTCGAAAATTGACAAACAAGCTATTGATGTTGAAGAGAAAATTGTTCTCAATGGAGATGCGTCACTTCTCCTCCTCAATGAGTGTTTGCTATCATTTGACATCCATGCCAGTGATCAGATTGCAACCACAGATCAGATGCCTCCTGCAAATGAGGGTCATTCTGACGTTGATCCTTTTCTATCCTGGATATACGCAGGTCCCTCTAGTGGGGAACAGTTAGCATCATGGGCACAGACCAAGGAAGAAAAGACACAGCGACGAATGGAAATTTTTCAAACTCTTGAGAAGGAATTTTACCAACTGCAAAGCCTTTGTGAGAGAAAATGTGAGCATTTGAACTATGAGGAAGCACTGCAGTCAGTGGAGGATCTCTGCCTTGAAGAGGGCAAGAAGAGGGAAGCTATAACTGAATCTATCCCCAAGAGTTATGAGTCAGTGCTAAGGAAACGAAGAGAGGAGCTTATCGAGGCTGAAAATGACGCCATGTATATCGGCAGTAGGTTTGAGTTAGATGCTTTAACTAATGTTTTGAAAGAAGCTGAAGCTTTGAATGTTAATCAGCTTGGATATGGGGAGACTTTTGCCAGTGTGCCTTCACAGTTATATGATCTGGAATCTGGTGAAGATGAAGGTTGGAGGGCTAATTTGCATCAAGTTGATACTTGTATAGAAGTTGCAGTAAAGAGACAGAAGGAACAACTATCTATTGAGGTTTATTTATCATTATGGATGCTTTAACtatgaaattttgagaaattagcTGTTTGCTCATTTTATTGATCATGCAGATTAGCAAAATTGATGGACGCATCATGCGAAATGTTACTGGAATGCAACAGTTGGAACTTAAGCTCGAGTCTGTTTCAGCACATGATTATCAATCAATATTGTTGCCTCTTGTGAACTCATACTTGAGGGTCTGTATCAAATAGGTTAATATTGACCAATATTTCTTAAGCTTTTTGGGACCAAAATGATGGattcaaatatcaaactataacaTGCAGACACATTTAGAAGATTTGGCTGAAAAGGATGTCACGAAGAAGTCTGATGCTGCAAGAGAAGCATTTTTAGCTGAACTGGCACGAGATTCAAAAAAGGGTATCAAAAGTGGAGGTGATAACCCGAGACATGCACATGAAAAGccgaaggaaaagaaaaggagcaAGGAGTTTAGGAAAGCCAAGGACTCTAAGGTTGTCTGTCATTTTACCACCTTGATTTTGTTGTTTCTGCAACTTAGTTGTTCTTGGTGACTTGTgctattttaataattttaattcttcaGGTGGTCAGTGTTCTTGAGCAGGATTTGCTTCATGATGAGGCTATCGATGGAGGGTAAGTGTTATTGTTGACTTCCCCACTTTCTGGGAACTCTTAATCACTTCTGTGCATTTGTTTTGTAATAAAATCATGTAGGTCTGTAGTCTTCTAGCTAATTTTCTGTTATTGGTGGATGTTTGGTCAATACATTGTTGCAGTCCTTTTCAAGTTCCTCCTGATGGTGATGCGGCAGAGGTGGGCATTGCTGTTATTGAGAATTCGGATGCTTTAAGGCTACAGGAGGAAGAGATAAGACGCAAAATTGAGCTGGAAGCAGATGAAAGAAAGCTAGAAGAGACTTTGGAGTATCAAAGACGAATTGAGAATGAGGCTAAACAAAAGCATCTGGCTGAACTACAAAAGAAATCTGCACAAACAAATCTACAGAAGAATGTTGCCAGTGTTGAGGGTGCTGATGAGCATTTAAAGCCTTCTATGGTGGTAAATGTTCTTTTCTTTGTCATTCTTCTCCTTTTGGTTATTTAAATGAATTATGAACCTTCCTAGTTCTGCATGTACCCAAAGTACAGaattgataaaataattaagaGGAGCTTATAAATTGCTATTTTAGGATCAATTGGCAGAAAATGAATCGATTCCTGACTTGTCTAGGAATTGTCCTGCAACGGCGAATGCTTCTTCAGGTGATGATATGATTagtgatatgcgttgatggaaagTTACTTGGAAGCAAGATGCTGTGGTTCTTAGTGTTGGATTCTCTTTTTCTTCAGCAGGTGCATCCAATGTAGAAATTCCAGGGAATAGCCTGCCATCTTCTGATAGGAGGAAGGGGAGGAGAGGCAGACGACATAAGGTTTCAATGAAACCGGTAGATGGATATCAACCTTCACAATCTGATAAGAAAAATGTAGCCTTTGACAACCAATTGAATGAGCA comes from Benincasa hispida cultivar B227 chromosome 2, ASM972705v1, whole genome shotgun sequence and encodes:
- the LOC120071022 gene encoding pentatricopeptide repeat-containing protein At1g18900-like; the protein is MLRAKHIGSLSNNARSFFLSGSRCNADGTSCTCPEDETCVSQRQNARNEILPSQKPSTLVANSSPRVGPLVAEEAAKVIASHKTDNVDLPVSIRQVTKTGPSHQRGAECVRYASGLNTVLDGECTSPYIADQVVKAGIVAVNLFTDFVNFKVPLSDYGGTFSSSKNCMVDPARSITSVKPSKIKQLRRENISSVHSRPSVEIPVDSKPQNSSNHHGPNCKAVQSNYVKGSKQVPEVRPQKSVVFHNISSDKCDKRTPPQRTRVHSNSFTSHFHSHAQTTGSEFTNSSMNLKKLPDNLKSSTGIAPTTPSFLNGPHVVESVSCILQQLKWGPAAEEAIGKLNCSIDAYQANQILKRVDDHSVALGFFYWLKRLARFRHDGHTYTTMIGLLGRAKQFAAINRLLDQMIKDGCQPNVVTYNRIIHSYGRANYLQEAVNVFKQMHEAGCEPDRVTYCTLIDIHAKSGFLDVAMGMYEKMQEAGLTPDTFTYSVMINCLGKAGHLNAAHRLFCRMVDQGCVPNLVTYNIMIALQAKARNYEIALKLYRDMQQSGFEPDKVTYCIVMEVLGHCGFLEEAEGIFIEMQNKNWVPDEPVYGLLVDLWGKSGNVQKAWEWYHAMLEAGLKPNVPTCNSLLSAFLRVHQLSDAYQLLQSMLTFGLKPSLQTYTLLLSCCTDAQTNDMGFCCELMQVTGHPAHTFLVSLPSAGPNGQNVRDHMSKFLDLMHSEDRESKRGLVDAVVDFLHKSGLKEEAGCVWEAAMQKNVYPDAVKEKSSCYWLINLHVMSDGTAVTALSRTLAWFRQQMLLSGVGPNRIDIVTGWGRRSKVTGSSLVRQAVQDLLSIFSFPFFTENGNSGCFVGCGEPLSRWLHESYVERMHLL